One window from the genome of Anopheles merus strain MAF chromosome 3R, AmerM5.1, whole genome shotgun sequence encodes:
- the LOC121595433 gene encoding uncharacterized protein LOC121595433, producing the protein MEPIDARAERREKIVYHLETCFNTINHMLIGYVTFYLSYYSYTRGFGKLFTWHIFLCSVGYQFFMAQSLLTLYPANSWTNRYSIATKRHLHWALQAIGCVAILVGIVIEIYLKEDAGRSHFRSDHAITGLVSLIFIALSILNGIAAMYTVKIKHLIKPVYVKMCHYLTGIVAFVIGMTSLALEYSPRMLSVQHKQMLIAFTTITTALTLIGVCKTMTNQCRNLRQS; encoded by the exons atgGAACCGATCGATGCGCGGGCAGAGCGCAGGGAAAAGATCGTCTACCATCTGGAGACATGCTTTAACACCATCAACCACATGCTGATTGGATATGTGACGTTTTATCTGTCCTACTACTCGTACACGAGAGGCTTTGGCAAGCTGTTTACCTGGCACATTTTCCTCTGCTCTGTCGGT TACCAATTTTTCATGGCACAGTCACTGCTTACGCTCTACCCGGCCAACTCGTGGACGAATCGGTACTCGATTGCAACCAAGCGCCACCTGCACTGGGCTTTGCAGGCGATCGGCTGTGTTGCAATCCTTGTCGGGATCGTTATTGAGATCTATCTGAAGGAGGATGCCGGACGGAGCCACTTCCGGTCGGATCATGCCATAACGG gtTTGGTTTCACTCATCTTTATCGCACTGTCCATACTGAACGGCATCGCAGCGATGTACACCGTCAAGATTAAGCACCTCATCAAGCCAGTGTACGTGAAGATGTGCCACTACCTGACCGGCATTGTCGCCTTCGTTATCG GTATGACATCGCTCGCGCTCGAGTACTCACCGCGGATGCTATCGGTGCAGCACAAGCAGATGCTGATCGCGTTCACCACCATTACGACCGCCCTTACCCTAATCGGGGTGTGCAAAACGATGACCAATCAGTGCCGAAATCTGCGTCAATCTTGa
- the LOC121595430 gene encoding protein limb expression 1 homolog translates to MMVYPEEPIWSIPHIPALYDDGDYGVNVVEALQEFWQMKAARGADLKNGALVIYESIPSTSQPYVCYVTLPGGSCFGSFQNCPTKAEARRSSAKIALMNSVFNEHPSRRISDDFIEKAVTEARASFKGDQNQEDDGPDTGIGAFRFMLETNKGRTMLEFQELMTVFQLLHWNGSLKAMRERQCSRQEVVAHYSNRSLDDEMRQQMALDWIEREHENPGLLSRELAIAERELETARLAGRELRFPKEKKDILQMAHNQLTGGSNINS, encoded by the exons ATGATGGTCTACCCGGAAGAACCGATCTGGTCCATTCCACACATTCCGGCACTGTACGATGATGGCGATTACGGTG TGAACGTCGTCGAAGCACTGCAAGAGTTCTGGCAAATGAAGGCAGCGCGCGGAGCGGACCTGAAGAATGGCGCACTAGTGATATACGAATCGATTCCGTCCACCAGCCAACCGTACGTGTGCTACGTGACCCTGCCCGGTGGAAGCTGTTTTGGGAGTTTTCAG AACTGCCCCACGAAAGCAGAAGCACGGCGAAGCTCCGCGAAGATAGCTTTAATGAATTCCGTATTCAACGAACACCCGTCCCGGCGCATCAGCGATGATTTCATCGAGAAGGCGGTCACCGAGGCGCGTGCCTCGTTCAAGGGCGATCAGAACCAGGAGGACGACGGGCCCGACACCGGCATCGGAGCGTTCAG ATTCATGCTGGAAACCAACAAAGGCCGCACCATGCTCGAGTTCCAGGAGCTGATGACCGTGTTCCAGCTGCTGCACTGGAACGGttcgctgaaggcgatgcgcGAACGGCAGTGCTCGCGGCAGGAGGTGGTCGCCCACTACTCGAACCGATCGCTGGACGACGAGATGCGCCAGCAGATGGCGCTCGACTGGATCGAGCGGGAGCACGAAAACCCCGGCCTGCTCAGCCGGGAGCTGGCTATAGCCGAGAGAGAACTAGAGACTGCCCGTCTGGCGGGCCGGGAGCTGCGGTTCCCCAAGGAGAAGAAGGACATCCTGCAGATGGCGCACAACCAGCTGACCGGGggcagcaacatcaacagctGA